The Streptobacillus ratti nucleotide sequence TATCAAAAGAGATATGTTTGTAATTATTTACTTCAAAAAGTTGAAATTGATGTTTATTTGTGATAGAATTATACTGTATTTTAAGCATAATTAATTATACCATAAAAGCATGATAAAATCAATGTTTTATGGTATTTTTAGTACAAAAAATCCTACTTTTTTCAAGTAGGATTTTCTGTTATTTGGGCTTTCTATTTCGGAACAGCCCCTTTTATTCATCATTATTTCTTAAATATCTATCCTTTTCTAATAATTAATAAATTTTAACTTGATTTTATTAAAAGTCAATATTAAAAAATAAAAAAGAACTTCTCTATTATTAAGAAGTTCTTTTGAGTTTATGAAGATAGTTCTCTCAAGTTTGTTTAATTATACTATATAAATTCTAATATTTCAAGCAATTTTAATATAAAAATTTAATGGCTAATTAATTGAAAATAAAATATCGTTTTTATTAATATTTATGTATTTTTAAGACCTAACTTAAAGAATTTAAAAATAATATATTTTTATATATTGACTTTTTTGTAAATCGAGCTATTCTTTAATTGGAATAAAGTTGTTAACATTTAAGGAGTTGATTATAAAAATGGAATTAAATTTTGATATTAATGAATTGTATAAAATTGATACTATTGAATTAGAAGAAGAATTAGAAGTTACAGAAATAGACGTTAAATTTTCTAGAACAGAACATAGAATACCACCAGTAACAACAAGAACATAGATTTATTAAATAAAATATAGTAAAATGTTAACAACTTTTTGGAGGTTAAAATATGAAGTATTGTTCAATCAATCCCAATGTTGATTATGCGATTACACCTGAAAATGAATATATATTTTTTTTTGGTGATAAATTTAAGTATATAAAAATTTTAAAAACAAAAGAACTAGAAGTTATTATTGATTACTTTGCATATGGGGAAATTTTGGAAAATTTTTTTAGTAATTTAGATTATTGTAAAAAATGTTATAAGAAAACAATTTCAGTATTGTTAAAAAAGGAAATTCTTTTAATACAAGAGATTAAAAATGAATTTCAATTTAAAAAATACTATACTCCAGAACTTTATGAAAATAATAGGTTTGGCTATCAAACTAGATATTTAAAAAGATTTTATTCTTCAGAATTTAATTTTAATGAATTTCAGAATAAGAAAGTTGCAATAATAGGAGCAGGTACGATTGGATCATTTATTGCTGTAACATTAGCAGCCATGAATGTAAGAAATATTATTGTAATAGATGGAGATGTTGTAAGTGAAAGTAATTTATCAAGGCAAATATTTTATAAAGAATCTGATATAGATAAAAAATTTAAAGTAGATTCATTACAAGAATATATTAAAAACTTAAATTCAAATGTCAAATTTCAAGGATTTAAAATTTATATAAATGAAAAATTTTTAAATTATGAAATTTTTAAAAATGTTGATTTAATAATACAAACTGCGGATAAACCTACAGGTAAAATAGATTTATATGTAGATGAAATTTCTAAAAAACTTAATATAAGTACATTATATTTGCATAATGGAAGTATTGGACCATTTATAATTCCTGGAAAAACAAAAACGTATTTAGACTTCGTAAGAAAACTAGATGAAGAAAGCAAAGGGTTATATAGTAAATCAATTAATTATCAATCATCTAAAAGTAAAACAGCATTTGAAACATCATTACATCTTTTTTACACAATGTTATATCAAATAATAGATGATGTTTTAATTTATTTAATATATTCAGAAATACCAAGATTAAAAAATAAAATATGGTTTTATAAAGATAATTCATATATTGATTTTTGATAGGAAAGAGAAATGATATGAACTACATTAGAAAAAATAGTATATCGATAGATAATTTTAAATTTTATAAAGAAAATATAGATAGCTTAATAAAGTGTAATGATAATTTAATTAATGAAATTTTAAATCTAATATGGATTTCGAGTCCTCAATTATATAGAATGTTGTTAAAAAATAAAATAAATAAAAAAAAGAAAGTACTATGGAAATATATAATTAGAAGTATATTTAGATCTACTCCTTTTGGTTTTTTTTCAACTGTTATTTGTACTCAAAGTTTTAATAAAAAAAGATATTTTGATATAGATTCATTGTGGTTATATAAATTTTTTGAGGAATATATTATTCAAAATAAATTTAAAGATATTGATTATTATTATTTTAAAAATGGAAATGTTTTTGAATTTAAAGATTCTTATGAAATTTTAGGTAAAACTCCAAAACTTTTTTTAAAAAATAATAGTGTAGAGATTTTATTAAAAATATTAGAAGTTCCAAAAAATTTTTTTGAAATAAAAAATGAGTTATTAAAATTAAATATAATTATGAGTGATGAAAGTTTAAAAGATATAATAAAAATGTTAGAGTATAAAAACATTATTATTTCAAATTATAAAATTAATTTAAATAATAGCTCTAATATAAAGATATTAAAGAAAATTGCTAAATTAGAAGACTTGGATTTTGAGTTAAAAAAAATTTTAAACGAGGTTATAATAAGATTCAATAATTTAGAAGAAAATTATAGTATAGAATCGTTAGAATGTATAATAGATTTAATGCAGAAAATAATAAATTCGGATTATTATATTAATGTAATATCTTATGAAACTAATTTTATAGATATTGAAAATAATTATAAAAAAACAATAAATAAATTTGATAAAGATTTTTCAAAATTATTAAATTACATACCAAATTCAAATTTTCAAAATAATATTATTGGAATTATATTGGAAAAATATAGTAAGAATAATTTAGTTCCGTTAAATAAAATTTATTTTGAAACTAAAAAATTTATTTCATTAGAAGAAGAAAAAAAAGGTGTATTTTTTGATATAATAAAAGAAATTTTTATAGATACTTATAATTTATCTAATAATGATTACTGTGATTTAAAAGAGTTTGGATTTATAGATAAATGTATTAAAAAGATGGAAAAAAATAATTTATATAAAAAAAGATTTACAATTAATGATATGGACTATATTATTGAAGGAGTAATGTACAATAATAAATTAAAATTTTCTGGATTATCTAATGAAATTGGAAGTAAAAATTCTGGAAGATTAGCAGGAAGATTTATTTTAAGTGATAATTTTTCAGTTGATGATAAAATTAAATTTATTGAAGAAATAAAAATGAAATATGAAGAAAATAATATAATTCCTACAATAATAGTTGAAAAAAATGATGATTATAGGATATATAATGTAGTATCTAAATATAATTGTAATATTCATAAAATATATTTAGATACATTTTGTGATTTTGAAGATAAATATACTATAAAATTAGATGATT carries:
- a CDS encoding HesA/MoeB/ThiF family protein; this translates as MKYCSINPNVDYAITPENEYIFFFGDKFKYIKILKTKELEVIIDYFAYGEILENFFSNLDYCKKCYKKTISVLLKKEILLIQEIKNEFQFKKYYTPELYENNRFGYQTRYLKRFYSSEFNFNEFQNKKVAIIGAGTIGSFIAVTLAAMNVRNIIVIDGDVVSESNLSRQIFYKESDIDKKFKVDSLQEYIKNLNSNVKFQGFKIYINEKFLNYEIFKNVDLIIQTADKPTGKIDLYVDEISKKLNISTLYLHNGSIGPFIIPGKTKTYLDFVRKLDEESKGLYSKSINYQSSKSKTAFETSLHLFYTMLYQIIDDVLIYLIYSEIPRLKNKIWFYKDNSYIDF
- a CDS encoding lantibiotic dehydratase, which produces MNYIRKNSISIDNFKFYKENIDSLIKCNDNLINEILNLIWISSPQLYRMLLKNKINKKKKVLWKYIIRSIFRSTPFGFFSTVICTQSFNKKRYFDIDSLWLYKFFEEYIIQNKFKDIDYYYFKNGNVFEFKDSYEILGKTPKLFLKNNSVEILLKILEVPKNFFEIKNELLKLNIIMSDESLKDIIKMLEYKNIIISNYKINLNNSSNIKILKKIAKLEDLDFELKKILNEVIIRFNNLEENYSIESLECIIDLMQKIINSDYYINVISYETNFIDIENNYKKTINKFDKDFSKLLNYIPNSNFQNNIIGIILEKYSKNNLVPLNKIYFETKKFISLEEEKKGVFFDIIKEIFIDTYNLSNNDYCDLKEFGFIDKCIKKMEKNNLYKKRFTINDMDYIIEGVMYNNKLKFSGLSNEIGSKNSGRLAGRFILSDNFSVDDKIKFIEEIKMKYEENNIIPTIIVEKNDDYRIYNVVSKYNCNIHKIYLDTFCDFEDKYTIKLDDLFLYVNDYEELCLYSRKEKKRLNILQLDALNKKICSNIFQYLFSTTENMSVLDILEFLKKIALDSFFKKPIYYGEILIFQPSFILKKDFYKFYKYKEDFIMALKLKLKKNIMLENNLIKIIKDDQYFILDISIDVHQEILIDELNKNDYLILQKVNQIIQNSINNNLKSYNLEYIFSKINIIQKNDLNTAIDYNENLELKTLEDDVISMKIYTRYSFQNIILFDIYKMIIKFRKLYFDLKFTYIKYRESKDHLRIRFYVRKEDKYKILEKIVNSINEILHIDFFEIVPFYQEKLKYNIDSYELYKEYIKIESELIVNILEKQSKEKKYILYFIIIRTIEIFNMQNEYEYVVSNLLRFKDIREKTNRDKKVIISKIKELKDNTLKGVELEKLYVDWEQSLYNYVYSLNDISYSKKYDILRNIIHIQINRFYGIDRNLEEEILEVVFILLKFIINKQGE